The DNA sequence tgcttcgttttttttttcgattttcatagtttttgaaatcaagttttgaagataatggaactttaaaaatacacccaaacgattacataaatACACACAAACGGTTACAGAAAGTATTAGAGAAATACAACTAAACAGTtacagaaatatacccaaaagattacagaaatacacccaaagatttaagaaatacacccaaaacagggagagacagtatatttcttcttgaaatcttttaatgttttgctggttaaggatgaggcacatgacagagacaatttagaagaaaaatctagaagaacagtaaaacagtatcttgaataatgtttcttccttttttataatgattttttatggagatttgtatattttcttcttgatttcttctacttttTGCGAGGAGTTGGAACGTTTCTCCAGAATCGTAGTTTGTTTCGAATGTCCCTTGAATCTTGACGGTTTgcattttgattgaggaagaagaggaagagtgaacGTGTTGTGGAAAGGTGATTAAGGCGCGTGCGTTGGACGCTTGATTCTAAAAGAGTGGTGCGCGTATTTTTTTCTTAGACTTAGAGCAACTTGTATAGCTTGtaaaccaaaaagacttgtatgtatagcaagcctcctattattattattattatatacataatttttttatttaattttaaattttcaccgcttatatttataatctatattttcatttctcttctcttcattCAATATTCCTTACACACGCTTCGGCCGGCCTGCTAACTGACAACCTCGGCTTAACTTCTTCATGTTCCAACACATTTTTCGGCCTTTCACTGCTGTGTGTGCTTGCCATTTTGCTTCAATACATCAGATTCATCTTCAAACTTGACATGTGAAATCATTTCATAATCATGATCTGCTGTTCTATGTCCTCGGCCACGACCTCTACCTCTCCCCCTACCCCTACCCCTTCCTCTGCCACTAGTATTTCTGGCCTCTAGCTGCGCAAATTAtaagataacataaaaaaaaaactgatatATTGCTGCGGATTCATACGAGAAAAAGGAGAAGTCATATAACTTTTAATTTGAAGTAATTTAAAACATCAGCAAAATAACCACCTTTTAGTTTGACTGCGTGAATGGTTATCCAAAAGTACGAATATGATTGGACAATTGTGTAGAAGTTTTAcactgtcagtgcatcaaaattaaatttataaaataaaataaaaatattacaagcTTAAATTAAGATGGGAAATAACAATCTAAATATTGTCCTTATCTCTCATGGATTTTAATTGTATTCTACCTAAGTGCATCACAAATCAACTAGACTATAGAAAATATCAATCATTGTTCCATTCTTCTCTTTGAATGGAGAGGAGAGGCAGGAAGAATATAGAAGACTAGCCATTTTCTCCACTGTTTGTAGAACATGATCCTTTAggaataaattattatcaaatacgTCTTGTTGATGCTATTTATTTTGTTGTTGCTAATTATCAATACATTAAGAGCAAAAATCAGGTTGAGTAAACTATTAGAAGGCCAGTTTTGTTAGTAGAACTCTAATATATAAACACTTTCTCAACTACCATACAAATATGAGCAAAAATTTATGACAGTCATCTCCTTGAGAAATTGACAAGACATCATAAGAAAGAAGCTCTTACAAGAACAGATATGTAAGAATCCAGCTTTTGTAAATTTTGATATATAGAATTGATAGCATCCCTGATTTCACAATCTGTCCACTAGGAATCCTCCTGATTTATTTCCGGCAGCTTCTTAATCAGTAGTGGAATTGAATAGCTTCCATCAACAGAAGAATTAGTCTGAAAAGTGAATGTTGGTTCCAAGAAGAAAAGGTtaaatatggaaaaaaaattgCCAAATACAAGTTGAAATTTTACTGGAGTAAACTGTACTTTAACAAAATTTGACCGACAGCAATGAGAATAACATGAAAAAGGAACAATTAGTTTATTCATGTATACCTGATGCGCTGCATGTAGGTGACCAATTGAACTTtctgttagtgttgcaagtgtgaggagtgttgaagttagtcccacatcaaagaaagcatagaagagtgaggagtttataagatgagagacccattaatttgacactttaagattttgagttggatatggtatctttttattttatgttctcTTGCTGTGGATCTTTCACCAACTCCTCTCCAATTTTATCAACTTCCACATAAAACTGAAAGCCAAGTCAAGAGTTTAAGTCAACAACTGAAATCATAAGTTTATGTCTCAACTTGATGAAAATTACTTAATAACAAAACTACATTCCTTGATGTGATCGCAAAAAACAATTATTATAATGATTTAAAACTAAGGGGGGAATTTTCAGCAGAGCACACCTGAGCTAAGAATGTTGCCAGAGCATATCTCAAGCTACTCAAAACCGTTACCCTCTCATGTATGAAAAGTTGAAAACAGATCCTTAAGCAGCATTTCCGCACAACAACTTAGCTGTTTGGTTGATAAAAGCGCTCGGACCCCTCTCAAAAACCATGAAATAAGCTTTACTAGCATCCGATTTCTGAACACATAAACAAGTTACAAGCATAAATATTTGCAGAACACACACATATTTGAATATCATGACTAAAGATGCTGAAAAACTGTAAATCTTAAAGAGTGTATCAAAACAAAATCATGATAATAACgaatgaaaacaataaaataaaatgaaataaaacctCTGATTTAGATTGCCAGAACTGGAGATTCTTCTCTATACTATGCAAGTTCAACAAAACATGTTCCAGTATATCCTCCAATACACCATGCACTCTAGATTCCTTTATGATCCTGCAAGATAACATCATCATAATCAAAACCTAAACCTAGCATTCATTGcacgtgaaaaaaaaaagaattatacaaCGCGGAGAAATTAAATTCACGAGTAGAATCGAAGCACGTGACATCGATTTCAATTCAGTTAGAAGTTATCGGAAAATGAAAATGAGCATACATGGAAGAGTCGCGGAAATTGGAAGGGAGAGGAAGAGGTATGCATTGGCGGTGGTGGATTGATCGAAAATGAGCGGCGAGGTTGGAGAGGAAGCGGAGGAGATTGGATGGTGGAAGGGGTAGAAAGCGCGAAGATGGTTGCGGAGGTAGTTGGAGTAGAGTGAGACGATGGCTACGTTGCTGGTTTTGGTGGATTCGGTTTCCGCCATTAAGTTTGAAGTCCCACATCGGTGATGTctattgaagaacaagagtttataTAATTAATGAGAAGTAACGATGTTTGCCAAGCTTAGTAATGCAAGGCATTAAGATGTTACAATTGGGCTTGAATGTGTGTTTGTTGATCTGTTTTCTCGTACCGAGTTGGGCCTCGGTTGTGCCTGACTCACAACACTAAAGGGATAACGGGTCACTGCACCAGCCCTTTTGGCCATTAAGTTTGAAGTCCCACATCGATGATATCAATTGAAGAAAAGTAATGATGTTTGCCAAGCTTACTGCACCAGCCCTTTTGGCCATTAAGTTTGAAGTCCCACATCGGTGATATctattgaagaacaagagtttataTAATTAATGAGAAGTAATGATGTTTGCCAAGCTTGGTAATGTAAGGCATTATGATGTTATAATTGGGCTTGAATGGGTGTTTGTTGACCTGTTCTCTCGTACCGAGTTGGGCCTCGGTTGTGCCCTTTTGGCCTATTtggccttttatttttttttataatcaaatttttttaacaataattaaaaaaaattgcctATTtggccttttatttttttttataatcaaatttttttaacaacaattaaaaaaaattgtcttcatatattttcttttgcacaaccattaaataattttttctattcatatttttttggaaaacaaaattttaaatcaaataaaaattaaatttcacacTAATGAAATTTATAGCTAATCAATTTAAtctttataacttttaaaattcattaattaaGTCGAATTTTATAACTATCTAGAATAAACTAGTAAAATAGTACTCCAAAATTTATATTGTTgacaaaaaaattcacaaaaaatattaacaacaaataaactttcttataaattttaaatttcattaaCTAGGTCGAGTTTTATAATTATCTAAAATAAACTACTAAAATGGTACtcgaaaatttatattattaacaaaaaaaattacaaaaaatattaacaataaataagcctctaaaagatttaaaaatgagGCGAAAAGAAtcagatatatatattttaaaaatagattttagagatcaaattttttattcaaatatttataacaTTGTTCTAAATTCTTCGCTTGACAAGTCTCACCTCGGTCATATATATTAGAGCACACGGGTTTATAAAACTTATGAGAAGGTGTAACATTTTTTGAACTTAATATCGCAAGCTTGTGACCTGAGTGGGGGCATTATTGTGATGGAACATGGGTTTGGATATTCTTGGTTGGGCTAAATGGATTTGCAATATGCTGTCCTGTCCTCTCCAAGTTGAGAGTTGGGTCTCGGGACTTGGGTGTAGGCGAGAGGGTAAAGGGTTAATAGGCTGCTGCACCCTCGGCCCACATGGCCTGGTATGTTTTGCTCATAAACCAtcactttttttttaactaatttctttttaataaaaactttAGAAGTAGATTatagttgaattttttttaacaattaaacaaTGTTTTCCGTTCATAATTTTCTTTTGCACAACTATTAAACGATGGAATACTTTTTTTTAACAactgttaaataatttttttcatccgtaatttttttttgaaaaatactttagaatcaaacaaaaattaaatttaacactaACAAATTATCTAGCTAATCAATTTAatccttaaaatttttaaaattgattaattaagtCGAGTTTTATAATTATCTACTTTGACATTGTTAATAAAATGACAATAACAACGTCGTGCCAATATGGTCcaatatcttttgaatttttttcaccAACATATATCgataaactttattttaattgttattcaataattaatttagtcATGAGTTttataataaagtaaattaacTTAGTCTCTTATGTAGATTATTTCTTTGATGAAATTAGTAAAATCCTAAAATAATGATGATCATTATCTTTTTCTTCATTGATTAGGTTAAGGAATCAATAAATAAGGgatttgaaataataataaaaaagtggaAATGCTTTGTGTCACTCATGCTTCCAACCTTCCTGCAATCATATGATTCAACAAATAAATAGTTAAGCATTACATTTTTTTCCAGATTGCTACAAACATTAAGCATAAAGCTTACAAGTTAATCTCATTTTCTGGCTTCCATATCCGAACAAGTTTGTCATAGAATGAGCAAGTAGCCACAATTGGTTTGGTTCTCTCAACTCTGTGATTTGCTTCACCTTTCTGCCAATCTGCTCCATATGCCAGGGAATCATGCTTCTTGTAAGTTTCCAACACTTGCGCTTCGTTGCCCTTGATGGACACAATTGCAAAACCATTGTGCATACATGCAGCCAAGACCAAGTTTGGAATGTACGGATGGTGCTTCACCCTCCAAACTCCTCCCCCTAAGCCAATTGAAGTCTCATTAACAGGTTTTGAGATTGTTCTCAAGTCCCATACCCTCAAGGTTTCGTCGTAGCTACCGGTTACTAAGCTATTTGGATCATGAGAACTCTTTTGAATGCAACAAACACCCATTTTGTGAGCTTTGGAATTCTGAAATACCAGACTGGAAGGACCATCCCTTAAATCCCAACAACTGAATTTACAATCATCAGAGCCAGTATATACCAAATTTGGTTGGTGGATATCAAATGCGGTTGTCCAGAGTTCAAAGTCATGTGCCTTCCATTCTTCTTGTATTTCCAACTTGGATTCAAGGAAAAAAACAATGGATACAGAGCCATCAGAAAGCCCCACTGTCATGGATGTGCCTGAAGGGTTCCAGTCCAAATCTGAGAGAATATTAGAATAAGATGTCAGTTATACATGTATCAGTTACTGTCTAATCTTTTTGGATAGTGCCATTTGTGGGGGTTTGGATTTCACCTACAAATAGGATAATGTGTTCTTTCAAAGCTTAATTGTCGTTGTTATTTCTTAACTTGCACAAGCTATGTCTCATTATCAACTGAGGTAGATGtggatatatattattaattaatttattatggtACTATATACTATACTATATACACCTTAAAGTTGTGTTATTTTATTCCACTTCCTTTGGAAAATGAAATATTAATGGTATGCTTTGAGTTTGTACTTATTGAGAATGAGAATGTTTTGAAGCAAAGACTATGAATTGGGATATTTGTTAACAAAGATGACTCATCTCATGCATTTTCTTCGCTTTTTAATATTGATATTGGACCCATGCCGGTGTATGAGAATGATATGGGGGTGGGAGGTGTCTAACAAAAATGTGGGTTCAGGGTAGTAGGAACTCGGACCCTTCGAGGACAGCAAGCAAAACCCACGGTCCGATTTCTTTGCGTTTGTATCTGCTTGGAGTGGAAGCAAAACCCACGGTCCGATTTCTTTGCGTTTGTATCTGCTTGGAGTGGAACTCGGACCCTCCGAGTTGCATGCAAAATTCTTCCTTGTGATATCGTTGGGTCCGATTTCATGCATACGAATTTTCATCTCTCACCCAAACAAATCGGACCATTCGATTTgttactaaaaatttaaaattcaaaaaaaacgCAGGGTCCGATTTCCTTCTGCCCAAACTGACAAAAAACCTGTCCCACAAATATGTCTGTTTCACCCCTAAATCATATCGGAGCAAAGCACACACATGCCCCCATTTCCAAAAAATTGAGCCCATTTTCTTTTTGGGGGTCATGTAATGATATCTTCTGTACTGATAACGATATATACTGTAAAATTGCAGCAAAAATTTTAGTACTACTATGACATGATAGTGAATTTATTAACCGAATCCCCAAGTTATTATGAGTGTTATTTCTTTTTCGGTCTTGAGTTATTGTGAGTTATTTATCAATcacctttattttcttcttctatacTTTTCATAGAGTTATATTCAGAAGGAAACGGTCCATGAAATGATTTTTGGCAAACACAAtatattaattacttttaaaaattgtgTTTATGAGCAATGAAGATGTTCATATAGTTGCCCTTAAGCTTCCTAGTTCTTAAGAGGAATGGAAAAGATGCAATATAATATATACTTTAACCACATAGAATTTCCCTTAAAAGTAAAGTATAAGCTAGgtataagtaatttttaaaaagtcaacTATAAACTAGGTATAATGAATAATGCAGTCCACaatttctcattgcaattggaatcaaatttttttctccaaaattaaggAATTCTCCCCTCTTCCTTACTTGttttacaatcaaaatgtgcCATATAACATTgtctcattgtaattgaaattaaatatttccctctaaaattaaagaattatttCCTTCTCTTtactaatttagtaattttacaacaaaaatatgccacatgtcactccctcgttgcaattgaaattaaatctttccctccaaaattaaaagagttctcctctcctccctctttctttttctatttctctcatttcttcgaccactctatctattttaaatatcattatcaatatcaatgactaattactaatttgacaattaaaatatgCAAAATGACATTCTTttattgcattaaaattaaaattgaaatattaaaattaaaattgaaatatatctatattatgtattatatattactatctaatttaataatcaaatgtatcACATGACACTTTCTTATTAAAATcgagagaaattttttttttcaaaattaataaactcccttcttaaattctctcatctatctccatttttttatttctctctactatttttactctatatataatttatattttatattagtaatttgacaaatcaaaatatgtcatcggatatttttttacaattaaaataaaatttttcttccaaaattaacaaactctcactctcattctcattcttcatctttatctttctctctcttttctctcattcttctatctttctcttctacagaaaataaaattgacaaaataatataatttaaataaaaaatattattattagagaaaatctctacatacaagtgtTTTGCGTTTACAAGCTTTACAAGTCTGAAGAGAACGAAACCCACTAAACGCGTTGCTTATGTGACGTGCCTCTTTAACAGACTTTTAaatctattcaaatcaattaacgcgcaaatatataacttctatttttcaaaagatttcgtttcttttttcgagtttcttgccaaatttgttgaatctccttcgtgcgttctctctttgcttcgttttttttcgattttcatggtttctgaaatcaagttttgaaatcgttttaaagataatggaacttcagaaatacacccaaacgattacataaatacacccaaacggttacagaaaggattacagaaatacactcaaacggttacagaaatacacctaaaggattacagcaatacacccaaaggatttaagaaatacacccaaaagagggggagacagtatatttctttttgaaatcttttaatattttgctGATTATGGATGAGGCATATGACAGAGACAATCTagaagaaaaacctagaggaacagtaaaacagtatcttgaataatgtttcttcgttttttttagtgattttttatggagatttatatcttttcttcttgatttcttctactcttcgcgAAGAGTTGGGGGGGAATGCATGATAGTTAGTATTTAgtgattttttatggagatttatatcttttcttcttgatttcttctacttttCGCGAGGGGGGGGGAATGCATGATAGTTAGTATTAGTCAAGAACAGTACCGGTTGTTCCACGTGATCCTTATAAAAGCCAACTGTAGAATCCTTTGCTTTTTGAACCCAATTATCAAGATCAGAACTTCCCATCAAACTACTATGTCGCAAGAGCCAAATGGAACAGGCAGACAGACCAATTGCACCACATGTATAGCCGATCCAATATTGGGttattttccttggttttctGTGGTTGGTAAcctgaaaaaaaatagaaacaaaaaattcTAGCAAAGAATTTTGTCAAAGTCATTCGTAAACCAACTAGTTTTACCCTAACAAATAGTTGATTCATTGTTCAACTCATTGTTCTCCATTTCAACAGCCTCTAAGGAGCCAAGGAGGCAAGGTTGGAGGGAGGAGAGACTATAGAGGCTCAAGTAGTATCAAGCATGTATGTACTCATGAATTATAAAGTCCAACAAATAACACCTGATGGTAGGGTTTACTAATTAACTTCTTCACAATTCACAAAGTTAAGAAAAAGGGTCCTAACAGTTGGTTCACAGGTGAAGACAGGAGAGACAGGGAGAGAATGTGATAAAATAACAAGATGAAAAGTTTGGTAAGCCAACTCTGGGAAAAACCACATTTGAAAACTATAATCAGTTAATCACCAACAAATATCTATCATTCCGATATCTGAGACAAGGAGACTCTAGTAATACATAGTGATTAAACAGCAATTCCTTTAGAGGACTCCGTAGTGTGTCTTTTGTAAATGTTACAGAAGAAAAATAGCTATGAGTTCACGAGTGCTAAACAGCAATGGAAATAAAAATTACCAATACTAAAAGAATTAGCTGCTGGAAATTGAACGATGAACTTATGAGGAATAGATCCTTTTTTATTCTTGCTCACAATCTTAAGTTACAAATAGTTTACAATTTATACTTTATACACAGTTTAACCATTAGAAGGCcagttttatacttttattagtaGAACTCTAATATATAAACACTTTCTCAGCTACCATACAAATATAAGCAAAAATTTATGACAGTCATCTCCTTGAGAATTTGACAAGACATCATAAGATAGAAGCTCTTACAAGAACAGATATGTAAGAATCCAGCTTTTGTAAGTTTTGATATATAGAATTGATAGCATCCCTGATTTCACAATCTGTCCACTGGGAATCCTCCTGATTTATTTCCGGCAGCTTCTTAAACAGTAGTGGAATTGAATAGCTTCCATCAACAGAAGAATCAGTCTGAAAAGTGAATGTTGGTTCCAGGAAGAAAAGGTtaaatatggaaaaaaaattgCCAAATACAGGTTGAAAATTTACTAGCATCCGATTTCTGAACACATAAACAAGTTACAAGCATAAATATTTGCAGAACACACACATATTTGAATATCATGACTAAAGATGCTGAAAAACTGTAAATCTTAAAGAGTGTATCAAAACAAAACCATGATAATAACgaatgaaaacaataaaataaaataaaacctcTGATTTAGATTGCCAAAACTGGAGATTCTTCTCTATACTATGCAAGTTCAACAAAACATGTTCCCGTATATCCTCCAATACACCATGCACTCTAGATTCCTTTATGATCCTGCAAGATAACATCATCATAATCAAAACCTAAACCTAGCATTCATTGcacgtgaaaaaaaaaagaattatacaaCGCGGAGAAATTAAATTCACGAGTAGAATCGAAGCACGTGACATTGATTTTAATTCAGTTAGAAGTTATCGGAAAATGAAAATGAGCATACATGGAAGAGTCGCGGAAATTGGAAGGGAGAGGAAGAGGTATATATGCATTGGCGGTGGTGGATTGATCGGAAAGGAGCGGCGAGGTTGGAGAGGAAGCGGAGGAGATTGGATGGATGGAAGGGGTAGAAAGCGCGAAGACGGTTGCGGAGGTAGTTGGAGTAGAGTGAGACGATGGTTACGTTGCTGGTTTTGGTGGATTCGGTTTCCGCCATTAAGTTTGAAGTCCCACATCGGTGATGTatattgaagaacaagagtttataTAATTAATGAGAAGCAATGATGTCTGCCAAGCATTGGCATCACTATTATACAATTGGGCTTGAATGGGTGTTTGTTGACCTGTTTTCTCGTACCGAGTTGGGCCTCGGTTGTGCTTGACTCACAACAATAAAGAGGGAAAATGGGTCACTACACCAGCCcgcctttcattttttttattaattgaatttttttaacaacaattaaaaaaaattgtcttcATATATTTTCTTTTGCACAACCATTAAATAATCTTttctattcatatttttttggaaaacaaaattttaaaatcaaataaaaattatatttcacactaataaaatttatagctAATCAATTTAAtctttataacttttaaaattcattaattaaGTCGAATTTTATAACTATCTAGAATAAACTAGTAAAATAGTAATCCAAAATTTATATTGTTgacaaaaaaattcacaaaaaatattaacaataaataaatctccttataacttttaaatttcATTAATTAGGTCGAGTTTTATAATTATCTAAAATAAACTACTAAAATGGTACTcgaaaatttatattattgacaaaaaaatttacaaaaaatattaacaataaataagcttctaaaaattttaaaaatgaggcGAAAAGAAtcagatatatatattttaaaaatagattttagagatcaaattttttattcaaatatttataacaTTGTTCTAAATTCTTCGCTTGACAAGTCTCACTTCGGTCATATATATTAGAGCACACGGGTTTATAAAACTTATGAGAAGGTGTAACATTTTTCGAACTTAATAACGCGAGCTTGTGACCTGAGCGGGGGCATTATTGTGATGGAACATGGATTTGGATATTCTTCGTTGGGCTAAATGGGTTTGCAATATGCTGTCATGTCCTCTCCAAGATGAGAGTTGGATCTCGGGACTTGGGTGTAAGCTAGAGGGTAAAGAGTTAACAGGCTGCTGCACTCTCGACCCACATGGCCTGGTATCAGTTATCACTGTCTAATCTTTTTGGATAGTGCCATTTGTGGGGGTTTGGATTTCACCTACAAATAGGATAATGTGTTCTTTCAAATCTTAATTGTCGTTGTTATTTCTTAACTTGcactaggggtgcacatggggccgggtgaagccgggtttgccgtgacccgaacccgaccctaaataatgatcgggtctatttatgagacccttacccgatcctagacccgatgaaatcgtgTTACTTTCGGGCCACACTTAAGCCGGGTCTAAACCGGGTGAAGCCCGGGTCTTGATCAAGTTTATCACGACATCACCAAAAATTAGATTCTACATCTTTTAAACCTCtaaattttggaaaataattATTCCATAACATTGCAAcattcacataataataatttagaatctaataataataatttaaagtttcataataataattatatcaattacacATTAaacattcaaagttcaaaagacaATTAAAACAAAGTTAACAACCAACACAagattaacataataataataatttatattgtcATACCAAccaataacaacaaaatattaagtaGTAAACAACTACACGGGTCCAACGGGTCGAAACCAGGTGACCCGAGGCTTGGCCCGAACCCGATTTAATAAATAATCGGGACCATCAATTAAAATTTCGGGTCTGACCGGATCATAACGAAACCGAACCAAATTAATCTCGAAGTCATCGGACCCGGTCCGGATCTTCGGGCCAGACCGGGTCTTGTGCACCCCTAACTTGCACAAGCTATGTCCCATTATCAACTGAGGTAGATGTGGATCCATATTATTAATTAACTTATTATGGTACTATATACTATATACACCTTAAAGTTGTGTTATTTTATTCCACTTCCTTTGGAAAATGAAATATTAATGGTATGCTTTGAGTTTGTACTTATTTAGAATGAGAATGTTTTGAAGCAAAGACTATGAATTGGGATATTTGTTAACAAAGATGACTCATCTCGTGCATTTTCTTTTTGGGGGTCATGTAATGATATCTTCTGTACTGATAACGATATATACTGTAAAATTGCAGCAAAAATTTTAGTACTACTATGACATGATAGTGAATTTATTAACCGAATCCCCAAGTTATTATGAGTGTTATTTCTTTTTCGGTCTTGACTCTTGAGTTATTGTGAGTTATTTATCAATcacctttattttcttcttctatacTTTTCATAGTTATATTCAGAAGGAAACGGTCCATGAAATGATTTTTGGCAAACACAAtatattaattacttttaaaaattgtgTTCATGAGCAATGAAGATGTTCATATATTTGCCCTTAAGCTTCCTAGTTCTTAAGAGGAATGGAAAAGATGCAATATAATATATACTTTAACCCCA is a window from the Arachis hypogaea cultivar Tifrunner chromosome 17, arahy.Tifrunner.gnm2.J5K5, whole genome shotgun sequence genome containing:
- the LOC140180994 gene encoding uncharacterized protein — protein: MKIRMHEIGPNDITRKNFACNSEGPSSTPSRYKRKEIGPWVLLPLQADTNAKKSDHLDWNPSGTSMTVGLSDGSVSIVFFLESKLEIQEEWKAHDFELWTTAFDIHQPNLVYTGSDDCKFSCWDLRDGPSSLVFQNSKAHKMGVCCIQKSSHDPNSLVTGSYDETLRVWDLRTISKPVNETSIGLGGGVWRVKHHPYIPNLVLAACMHNGFAIVSIKGNEAQVLETYKKHDSLAYGADWQKGEANHRVERTKPIVATCSFYDKLVRIWKPENEINL